A stretch of the Bradyrhizobium arachidis genome encodes the following:
- a CDS encoding YggS family pyridoxal phosphate-dependent enzyme, protein MTHANASPLTADSPNALAAVEAEIARACKDARRDRASVTLIAVSKTFAADAITPIIEAGQRVFGENRVQEAKGKWTALTSAYGGIALHLIGPLQSNKAKEAVALFDAIHSVDRPSICQALAKEIESQKKHPQLFVQINTGEEPQKAGIAPAEADAFLASCRETYGLQISGLMCIPPVDEPPASHFALTAKIAARNGLKNLSMGMSADFATAIALGATHVRVGSAIFGHR, encoded by the coding sequence ATGACACACGCCAACGCCTCGCCGCTAACCGCGGATTCACCAAACGCGCTCGCCGCCGTGGAAGCCGAGATCGCGCGTGCCTGCAAGGACGCGCGGCGCGATCGGGCCTCGGTGACGCTGATCGCGGTGTCCAAGACGTTCGCCGCTGACGCAATCACGCCCATTATCGAAGCCGGACAGCGCGTATTCGGCGAAAATCGCGTGCAGGAAGCCAAAGGCAAGTGGACAGCGTTAACGTCCGCTTACGGTGGCATCGCCCTGCACCTGATCGGGCCGCTGCAGTCCAACAAGGCCAAGGAGGCGGTGGCGCTGTTCGACGCCATCCATTCGGTGGACCGCCCCAGCATTTGCCAGGCGTTAGCCAAAGAAATCGAATCCCAGAAAAAGCACCCGCAGCTCTTCGTGCAGATCAATACCGGCGAGGAGCCGCAGAAGGCCGGTATCGCGCCTGCGGAAGCCGATGCGTTTTTGGCGAGCTGCCGCGAAACCTATGGACTTCAGATTTCCGGGTTGATGTGCATCCCGCCGGTCGACGAGCCGCCGGCTTCGCATTTTGCGCTGACCGCGAAGATCGCTGCGCGCAACGGGCTGAAGAATTTGTCGATGGGCATGAGCGCGGATTTTGCGACCGCGATTGCGCTCGGAGCCACGCATGTCCGCGTGGGGTCTGCGATTTTCGGGCACAGATAG
- a CDS encoding diguanylate cyclase domain-containing protein encodes MANVSLNRKRAKLKQVLGIRARLALLAVILVAPLMFERVRSLEEARVKQIAQATAEFTIVARHSADAQREVISSVETILKAEAFIRASAGGISRSCDVLRASLPTSLPWIRTLLIAGQDGRIQCSTNNMYVGLDLSDRPYFQQAQETGRFVLSDFLLARPAQTPTVMAAYPVAAMGSESGAVVLATVNLDWMSKVMGNLGGRPGISAILVDSAGIVLAAPADQRSEIGRPLDNVPLMSAISDMALRSDQDEGSLSFMAVDGSKRAVSFIRIAGTNARLITSIDEDKVSAAVNRDIRTAYLQLGFVVVFVLLGALIAAEKLVIKPIEMLADMAKRFGEGDLSARAARNRLPSEFVPLARAFNAMAAQLGQRERELVASNDRLTVMASIDMLSGLANRRGFQSRLDFEWMRAQQYGSDLSLMMIDVDHFKLYNDSYGHLEGDACLTRLGETLSGIAADTMGFAARYGGEEFCLLLPNTDLAKAVEIGEKVRAAVLQLSLPHITSNHMLVTVSIGVAATKPNESLRPGDLIEAADAALYTAKHRGRNTVAEHGIVRMTEGDAEMAMAG; translated from the coding sequence ATGGCAAACGTCAGTCTCAACCGCAAACGGGCGAAACTCAAGCAGGTTCTCGGGATCCGGGCACGCCTTGCATTGCTGGCCGTGATTCTGGTCGCGCCGCTGATGTTCGAGCGCGTCCGCTCGCTCGAAGAGGCGCGCGTCAAGCAGATCGCGCAGGCCACCGCTGAATTCACCATCGTTGCACGCCACAGCGCCGATGCGCAGCGCGAGGTGATCTCCTCGGTCGAGACCATTTTGAAAGCGGAAGCCTTCATCCGCGCGTCCGCCGGCGGCATCAGCCGCAGTTGCGATGTGCTGCGCGCCAGCCTGCCGACGAGCCTGCCCTGGATCCGCACGCTGCTGATCGCCGGCCAGGACGGACGCATCCAGTGCTCGACCAACAACATGTATGTCGGTCTCGACCTGAGCGACCGGCCCTACTTCCAGCAGGCGCAGGAGACCGGCCGCTTCGTGCTGTCTGATTTCCTGCTCGCGCGTCCCGCGCAGACCCCGACTGTCATGGCCGCCTATCCGGTCGCCGCGATGGGCAGCGAATCCGGCGCCGTCGTGCTCGCGACCGTGAATCTCGACTGGATGTCGAAGGTCATGGGCAATCTGGGCGGCCGCCCCGGCATCTCAGCTATTCTGGTCGACAGTGCCGGCATCGTGCTTGCCGCGCCCGCCGATCAGCGCAGCGAGATAGGGCGTCCGCTCGATAACGTGCCGCTGATGTCGGCGATATCAGACATGGCGCTGCGTTCGGACCAGGACGAAGGTTCGCTCTCCTTTATGGCGGTCGACGGCTCCAAGCGCGCCGTCAGCTTCATTCGCATCGCCGGCACCAATGCGCGCCTCATCACCAGCATCGATGAGGACAAAGTGTCCGCGGCGGTCAACCGCGACATCCGCACCGCCTATCTCCAGCTCGGCTTCGTCGTCGTGTTCGTCCTGCTCGGCGCGCTGATTGCCGCCGAAAAGCTCGTGATCAAGCCGATCGAGATGCTTGCCGACATGGCAAAACGTTTTGGCGAAGGCGACCTCTCGGCGCGCGCCGCGCGCAATCGCCTTCCGTCCGAATTCGTGCCCTTGGCACGCGCCTTCAACGCCATGGCCGCACAGCTCGGTCAGCGCGAGCGCGAACTGGTCGCCAGCAACGATCGTCTGACCGTGATGGCGTCGATCGACATGCTGTCGGGCCTCGCCAACCGCCGCGGCTTCCAGAGCCGCCTCGACTTCGAATGGATGCGGGCGCAGCAATATGGCAGCGACCTGTCGCTGATGATGATCGATGTCGACCATTTCAAACTCTACAACGACAGCTACGGCCACCTCGAGGGCGATGCCTGCCTGACCAGGCTCGGCGAAACCCTCTCCGGCATCGCCGCCGACACCATGGGCTTTGCGGCCCGCTATGGCGGCGAGGAATTCTGCCTGTTGCTGCCGAATACGGACCTGGCAAAGGCCGTCGAGATCGGCGAGAAGGTGCGCGCGGCGGTGTTGCAGCTCTCCCTGCCCCACATCACCTCGAACCACATGCTGGTGACCGTCTCGATCGGCGTCGCCGCGACCAAGCCGAACGAATCCCTGCGCCCCGGCGACCTGATCGAAGCCGCTGACGCCGCCCTCTACACCGCCAAACACCGCGGCCGGAATACCGTCGCCGAGCACGGCATCGTGCGGATGACCGAGGGTGACGCCGAAATGGCGATGGCGGGGTAA
- the leuS gene encoding leucine--tRNA ligase: protein MTSERYNARDSEPRWQRQWDQKAIFASKNDDPRPKYYVLEMFPYPSGRIHIGHVRNYTLGDVLARFMRAKGFNVLHPMGWDAFGLPAENAAIERKVAPKAWTYDNIAAMKKQLQSIGLSLDWSREFATCDPSYYKHQQKMFLDMLRAGLAEREKRKLNWDPVDMTVLANEQVIDGRGWRSGAVVEQREMSQWVFKITKYSQELLDALEGLDRWPDKVRLMQRNWIGRSEGLLIRFALDQATTPAGESELKIFTTRPDTLFGAKFMAISADHPLAQAAAAKNPKLAEFIAEIKKIGTAQEIIDTAEKQGFDTGIRAVHPFDPSWKLPVYVANFVLMEYGTGAIFGCPAHDQRDLDFVNKYALGNTPVVCPEGQDPKSFVITDTAYDGEGRMINSRFLDGMSIEQAKEDVAKRLENEMRGNAPVGERQVNFRLRDWGISRQRYWGCPIPIIHCPTCDVVPVPDDQLPVTLPEDVSFDKPGNALDHHPTWKHVSCPKCGGKAQRETDTMDTFVDSSWYFARFTDPWNANAPTTPAVANRMLPIDQYIGGVEHAILHLLYSRFFTRAMKATGHVNMSEPFAGMFTQGMVVHETYQKADGSWVQPAEVKIEVGGNGRRAVLMATGEDVTVGPIEKMSKSKKNTVDPDDIIETYGADVARWFMLSDSPPDRDVIWSDERVQGASRFVQRLWRLVNESAELAKAAPAARPAAFGADALALRKAAHGALDKVSSGIERLHFNVCLAHIREFTNALAEVLGQETTKTGTPTPDVAWSVKEAAIILVQLFAPMMPHLAEECWVVLGQQGLISEASWPQIERDLLIEDTVTLVVQVNGKKRGEVTVATAAQNPEIEAAVLALDAVKLALDGKPVRKVIIVPKRIVNVVG, encoded by the coding sequence ATGACCTCCGAACGCTATAACGCCCGCGATTCCGAACCGCGCTGGCAACGCCAGTGGGACCAGAAGGCGATCTTCGCCTCCAAGAACGACGATCCGCGGCCGAAATATTACGTGCTCGAGATGTTCCCCTACCCGTCCGGGCGCATCCATATCGGCCATGTCCGGAACTATACGCTCGGCGATGTGCTGGCGCGCTTCATGCGCGCCAAGGGGTTCAACGTGCTGCACCCGATGGGCTGGGATGCGTTCGGCCTGCCGGCGGAGAACGCCGCGATCGAGCGCAAGGTGGCGCCGAAGGCGTGGACCTATGACAACATCGCCGCGATGAAGAAGCAGCTGCAGTCCATCGGACTGTCGCTCGACTGGTCACGCGAATTCGCGACCTGCGACCCCAGCTACTACAAGCATCAGCAGAAGATGTTCCTGGACATGCTGCGCGCGGGCCTCGCCGAACGCGAGAAGCGCAAGCTCAACTGGGATCCTGTCGACATGACCGTGCTCGCCAACGAGCAGGTCATCGATGGCCGCGGCTGGCGCTCGGGTGCTGTTGTCGAACAGCGCGAGATGAGCCAGTGGGTCTTCAAGATCACGAAGTATTCGCAGGAGCTGCTGGACGCGCTGGAGGGTCTGGATCGCTGGCCCGACAAGGTGCGGCTGATGCAGCGCAACTGGATCGGTCGCTCCGAGGGCCTGCTGATCCGCTTTGCGCTGGATCAAGCGACGACGCCGGCCGGCGAGAGCGAGCTGAAGATTTTTACGACGCGCCCGGACACGCTGTTCGGCGCAAAGTTCATGGCGATCTCGGCCGATCATCCGCTGGCGCAGGCAGCAGCTGCGAAGAACCCGAAGCTCGCGGAGTTCATCGCCGAGATCAAGAAGATCGGCACCGCGCAGGAGATCATCGACACCGCCGAGAAGCAGGGTTTTGACACCGGCATCCGCGCCGTGCATCCGTTCGACCCGAGCTGGAAGCTGCCGGTCTACGTCGCGAACTTCGTGCTGATGGAATACGGCACCGGCGCGATCTTCGGCTGTCCCGCGCACGATCAGCGCGACCTCGACTTCGTCAACAAATACGCCCTAGGCAACACGCCGGTGGTCTGCCCCGAAGGTCAGGATCCGAAATCGTTCGTCATCACCGACACCGCCTATGACGGTGAAGGCCGCATGATCAATTCGCGCTTCCTCGACGGCATGAGCATCGAGCAGGCCAAGGAAGACGTCGCAAAACGCCTGGAAAACGAGATGCGCGGCAACGCGCCGGTCGGCGAGCGGCAGGTCAATTTCCGGCTGCGCGACTGGGGCATTTCGCGGCAGCGCTATTGGGGCTGTCCGATCCCGATCATCCACTGCCCGACATGCGACGTCGTTCCGGTGCCGGACGATCAGCTGCCGGTGACGCTGCCGGAGGATGTGAGCTTCGACAAGCCGGGCAACGCGCTCGACCATCATCCGACCTGGAAGCACGTCAGCTGTCCGAAATGCGGCGGTAAGGCCCAGCGCGAAACCGACACCATGGACACCTTCGTGGACTCGTCCTGGTATTTTGCGCGCTTCACCGATCCCTGGAACGCGAATGCGCCGACGACGCCCGCGGTCGCCAATCGGATGTTGCCGATCGACCAGTATATCGGCGGCGTCGAGCACGCGATCCTGCATCTGCTCTACAGCCGCTTCTTCACCCGCGCGATGAAGGCGACCGGCCATGTCAACATGAGCGAGCCGTTCGCCGGCATGTTCACCCAGGGCATGGTGGTGCACGAGACCTATCAGAAGGCCGACGGCAGCTGGGTGCAGCCGGCCGAGGTGAAGATCGAAGTCGGCGGGAATGGCCGGCGCGCCGTCCTGATGGCGACCGGCGAGGACGTCACGGTCGGCCCGATCGAGAAGATGTCGAAGTCGAAGAAGAACACGGTCGACCCCGACGACATCATCGAGACCTACGGTGCCGACGTCGCCCGCTGGTTCATGCTGTCGGACTCACCGCCCGATCGCGACGTGATCTGGAGCGACGAGCGCGTCCAGGGCGCCTCGCGCTTCGTGCAGCGGCTGTGGCGTCTGGTGAACGAATCGGCCGAGCTGGCAAAGGCCGCGCCGGCGGCCCGGCCGGCTGCGTTCGGCGCGGATGCATTGGCACTGCGCAAGGCAGCCCATGGCGCGCTGGACAAGGTCTCGTCCGGAATCGAGCGGCTGCACTTCAACGTCTGCCTGGCCCATATCCGCGAATTCACCAATGCGCTGGCCGAGGTGCTGGGCCAGGAAACTACGAAGACCGGCACGCCGACGCCGGATGTCGCCTGGTCGGTCAAGGAAGCCGCAATCATCCTTGTTCAACTGTTTGCACCCATGATGCCCCATCTGGCCGAGGAGTGCTGGGTGGTGCTGGGCCAGCAGGGGCTGATTTCGGAGGCCTCATGGCCCCAAATCGAACGCGATTTGCTGATTGAAGACACCGTGACCCTGGTGGTTCAGGTCAACGGCAAGAAGCGGGGTGAGGTCACGGTTGCAACAGCGGCCCAGAATCCGGAAATCGAGGCTGCCGTTTTAGCCCTCGATGCGGTAAAACTGGCCCTGGACGGCAAGCCCGTCCGCAAGGTGATCATCGTCCCCAAGAGGATCGTGAATGTTGTCGGCTAG
- the lptE gene encoding LPS assembly lipoprotein LptE, translating to MLSARIRIAARLVAVAALAAMTAGCFQPMYAERTDGTPGLREKLMGVEVPPVDKPNASREARVQVEVRNALAFKLYGTATGMPPTHRLVLRFTTNRQSLIVDPNTGLPSSENYGIDAQYNLIEIATNKSVMTGTTFSRVSYDMPGSYQRFARSRAYRDAEDRAANEIAENITTRLASFFTAGT from the coding sequence ATGTTGTCGGCTAGGATCCGCATTGCAGCCCGTCTTGTGGCGGTCGCCGCCCTGGCGGCCATGACGGCCGGCTGCTTCCAGCCGATGTACGCCGAGCGGACCGACGGCACCCCGGGCCTGCGCGAGAAGCTGATGGGGGTCGAGGTTCCCCCGGTCGACAAGCCGAACGCCTCCCGCGAGGCCCGCGTCCAGGTCGAAGTCCGCAACGCCCTGGCGTTCAAGCTGTATGGCACGGCGACCGGCATGCCGCCGACCCACCGGCTTGTGCTGCGCTTTACGACCAACCGCCAATCGCTGATCGTCGACCCCAATACGGGCCTGCCGAGCAGCGAGAACTACGGCATCGACGCCCAGTACAATCTGATCGAGATCGCGACCAACAAGTCGGTGATGACGGGGACGACCTTCTCACGCGTGTCCTATGACATGCCGGGCTCCTACCAGCGCTTCGCCCGCTCCCGCGCCTATCGCGACGCCGAGGACCGCGCCGCCAACGAGATCGCCGAGAACATCACGACCCGGCTGGCCTCGTTCTTCACCGCCGGCACTTAA
- the holA gene encoding DNA polymerase III subunit delta gives MVALRGKEIDSFLARPDAGRPIILLYGPDAGLVRERADALIASAVDDPNDPFSLVKLDGDELSAEPSRLVDEAMTVPLFGGRRAIRIRAGSRSFASGVDTLAEMSVRDCRIVIEAGELRPESPLRKACERAKTAVAIGCYPDTERDLAKLMDDELRIANLRIAQDARAALMSFLGGDRQASRNELRKLTLYAHGKGEITLDDVMAVVADASELKLDPIVDGAFAGRPDIVESEFAKAMIAGTYPGVIISAAQRQAAWLHKSALAVAEGTPIAAVLDGGFPRLHFSRKGVVETALRNFSAPRLSGIIEQLATAALDTRKQPALAAAIAQRTLMAIAANAKRRG, from the coding sequence ATGGTCGCGCTTCGCGGAAAAGAGATCGACTCCTTCCTCGCCCGGCCCGACGCCGGCCGCCCGATCATCCTGCTCTACGGCCCCGATGCCGGCCTGGTACGCGAGCGCGCCGACGCGCTGATCGCGTCCGCCGTCGACGATCCCAACGACCCCTTCTCTCTCGTGAAGCTCGACGGTGACGAACTCTCCGCCGAGCCATCGCGCCTGGTCGACGAGGCCATGACAGTGCCGCTGTTCGGCGGTCGCCGCGCGATCCGCATTCGCGCCGGCTCGCGCAGCTTTGCCAGCGGCGTCGATACGCTGGCCGAGATGAGCGTCAGGGATTGCCGCATCGTGATCGAGGCCGGCGAGCTGCGTCCGGAGTCGCCGCTGCGAAAAGCCTGCGAGCGCGCCAAGACCGCGGTCGCGATCGGCTGCTATCCTGACACCGAACGTGATCTCGCGAAGCTGATGGATGACGAGCTCCGGATCGCAAATTTGCGCATCGCCCAGGATGCGCGCGCGGCGCTGATGTCGTTCCTCGGTGGCGACCGCCAGGCCTCGCGCAACGAGCTGCGCAAGCTGACGCTCTACGCCCACGGCAAAGGCGAGATCACGCTCGACGACGTCATGGCCGTCGTTGCCGATGCCTCGGAGCTGAAGCTCGATCCGATCGTCGACGGCGCCTTCGCAGGGAGACCCGACATCGTCGAGAGCGAATTCGCAAAGGCAATGATCGCCGGCACCTATCCCGGCGTCATCATCTCGGCGGCCCAGCGCCAGGCGGCGTGGCTGCACAAATCGGCGCTCGCGGTTGCCGAGGGCACGCCGATCGCCGCAGTGCTCGATGGCGGCTTTCCGCGGCTGCATTTTTCACGCAAGGGCGTGGTCGAAACCGCGCTGCGCAATTTCAGCGCGCCGCGCCTGTCCGGTATCATCGAGCAGCTCGCCACCGCAGCCCTCGATACCCGCAAGCAGCCGGCACTCGCCGCCGCGATCGCCCAGCGCACGCTGATGGCCATCGCCGCGAACGCGAAGCGGCGGGGTTAG
- a CDS encoding ParB/RepB/Spo0J family partition protein translates to MADEARSRLGRGLASLIGDVGGEAAHVERPRAQRKVPIEFIKPNPRNPRRTFSEVELKELSDSIRQHGVIQPIVVRPLKGAQDRFEIIAGERRWRASQIAGLHEVPIVPVDISDSDALEFAIIENVQREDLNPMEEAQGYHALAGEFKRSQEDIARVVGKSRSHVANMMRLTKLPAEVQAFIATGQLTAGHARALIGVPDPLAAAKRIVEEGLNVRQAEALAHEEGVPERKPQKARAGVKEKDPDTLDLEKRVSDALGLKVVVNHRDPGGSVQISYRNLDQLDEVMKRLAKGVL, encoded by the coding sequence ATGGCCGACGAAGCGCGTTCGCGACTGGGCCGGGGTCTTGCGAGTCTGATCGGCGACGTCGGCGGCGAGGCCGCGCATGTCGAGCGGCCGCGCGCGCAGCGCAAGGTGCCGATCGAGTTCATCAAGCCCAATCCGCGCAACCCGCGCCGGACGTTTTCGGAAGTCGAGCTCAAGGAGCTCTCCGACTCGATTCGGCAGCACGGCGTGATCCAGCCGATCGTGGTGCGTCCGTTGAAGGGTGCGCAGGACCGCTTCGAGATCATCGCCGGCGAGCGGCGCTGGCGCGCGTCGCAGATCGCGGGCCTGCACGAGGTGCCGATCGTTCCGGTCGACATCAGCGACAGCGATGCGCTGGAATTCGCGATCATCGAGAACGTGCAGCGCGAAGACCTCAATCCGATGGAAGAGGCGCAGGGCTATCACGCGCTTGCAGGCGAGTTCAAACGCAGCCAGGAAGATATCGCGAGGGTCGTCGGCAAGAGCCGCAGCCACGTCGCCAACATGATGCGGCTGACAAAACTGCCGGCCGAGGTGCAGGCCTTCATTGCGACCGGTCAATTGACGGCAGGCCACGCCCGTGCGCTGATCGGCGTGCCCGATCCGCTCGCCGCGGCCAAGCGCATCGTCGAAGAGGGCCTCAACGTGCGCCAGGCCGAAGCGCTCGCGCATGAAGAAGGCGTGCCGGAACGCAAGCCGCAGAAGGCGCGTGCAGGGGTCAAGGAAAAGGACCCCGACACGCTCGATCTGGAAAAGCGCGTCAGCGACGCGCTCGGGCTCAAGGTCGTCGTCAACCACCGCGATCCCGGCGGCAGCGTCCAGATCAGCTACCGCAACCTCGATCAGCTCGACGAGGTGATGAAGCGGTTGGCGAAGGGCGTGCTGTAG
- a CDS encoding ParA family protein, translating into MAVIDEPQHEQTDIVPPGHPRILALANQKGGVGKTTTAINLGTALAAIGERVLIVDLDPQGNASTGLGIDRRNRSCSTYDVLVGEAALREAVVATAVPRLHIAPSTMDLSGLELELGHTPGRAFKLRDAIGSLNNNVSPDADYTYVLIDCPPSLNLLTVNAMAASDAILVPLQCEFFALEGLSQLLQTVEQVRSTLNPNLSIHGIVLTMFDSRNNLSNQVVADVRQFMGEKVYKTMIPRNVRISEAPSYGKPVLVYDLKCVGSEAYLRLATEVIQRERELRTTD; encoded by the coding sequence ATGGCCGTGATCGACGAACCGCAGCACGAACAGACCGACATTGTCCCGCCGGGCCATCCCCGGATCCTGGCGCTTGCGAATCAGAAGGGCGGCGTGGGAAAAACAACCACGGCGATTAATCTCGGCACGGCACTCGCGGCGATTGGTGAACGCGTCCTGATCGTCGATCTCGATCCCCAGGGCAACGCCTCGACCGGCCTCGGCATCGACCGCCGCAACCGCTCCTGCTCGACCTATGACGTGCTGGTCGGCGAGGCTGCCTTGCGCGAAGCTGTTGTCGCGACCGCGGTGCCACGGCTGCACATCGCACCCTCGACCATGGACCTCTCCGGCCTCGAGCTCGAGCTCGGCCACACGCCCGGCCGCGCATTCAAGCTGCGTGACGCCATCGGTTCGCTCAACAACAACGTCTCGCCCGATGCCGATTACACCTATGTGCTGATCGACTGCCCGCCCTCGCTCAACCTGCTCACGGTGAATGCGATGGCCGCGTCGGACGCGATCCTCGTGCCGCTGCAGTGCGAGTTCTTCGCGCTCGAAGGTCTGTCGCAATTGCTGCAGACGGTGGAGCAGGTGCGCTCGACGCTCAATCCGAACCTGTCGATCCACGGCATCGTGCTGACCATGTTCGACTCGCGCAACAACCTCTCGAACCAGGTCGTCGCCGACGTGAGGCAGTTCATGGGCGAGAAGGTCTACAAGACCATGATCCCGCGCAACGTGCGCATCTCCGAGGCGCCGTCCTACGGCAAGCCGGTGCTGGTCTACGATCTCAAATGCGTCGGCAGTGAAGCTTATCTGCGGCTCGCCACCGAAGTGATCCAGCGCGAGCGCGAGCTGCGCACCACGGATTGA
- the rsmG gene encoding 16S rRNA (guanine(527)-N(7))-methyltransferase RsmG produces the protein MDEAIAADKSAALKLAPVSRETEARLDRYVALLLEWQAKTNLVAPSTLPHLWTRHIADSLQLMSLAPSAKRWADLGSGGGFPGVVLACVMAEVPDTSVHLVERIAKKAAFLREAIRVTASPGVVHLAEIGDNVDRITGPVDCVTARALAPLHQLIGFAEPLMRHGAKALFLKGQDVEAELTEAAKYWNIQPRLHQSRTGDGWIVELTAATRRG, from the coding sequence CTGGACGAGGCGATCGCGGCGGACAAATCTGCTGCACTGAAACTCGCACCGGTTTCACGTGAAACGGAGGCGCGCCTCGATCGCTATGTCGCGCTGCTGCTGGAGTGGCAGGCCAAGACCAACCTCGTCGCGCCCTCGACACTTCCGCATCTCTGGACCCGGCACATCGCCGATTCGCTGCAGCTCATGTCGCTTGCCCCGAGCGCAAAGCGGTGGGCCGATCTCGGCAGCGGCGGCGGCTTTCCCGGCGTGGTCCTGGCCTGCGTCATGGCCGAGGTGCCGGACACGAGCGTCCACCTCGTCGAGCGAATCGCAAAAAAAGCGGCGTTCCTGCGCGAGGCTATTCGCGTTACCGCGTCGCCAGGGGTCGTACATCTCGCCGAGATCGGGGATAATGTGGATAGAATCACCGGCCCGGTCGATTGCGTCACCGCGCGTGCGCTGGCTCCGCTACATCAACTCATCGGCTTCGCGGAGCCGCTGATGCGCCACGGTGCAAAAGCGCTGTTCCTCAAGGGTCAAGATGTAGAGGCTGAATTGACCGAAGCCGCTAAATATTGGAATATTCAGCCTCGACTCCATCAAAGCCGCACGGGTGACGGCTGGATCGTGGAGCTCACCGCGGCCACGCGGCGCGGGTGA